In one window of Vulpes vulpes isolate BD-2025 chromosome 1, VulVul3, whole genome shotgun sequence DNA:
- the LOC112913667 gene encoding olfactory receptor 5AC1-like, which produces MTLVSRGNTVDMKAASSFVNLATHKDDLALLISFSESDGNKTQVTEFVLTGLTDRPGLQVPLFLVFLVIYLTTMVGNLALIFLIWKDPHLHTPMYLLLGSLAFADACSSSSVTPRMLMDFLSKNHMISLVECITQFYIFASSANTECFLLVVMAYDRYVAICNPLLYPVVMSNIFCIQLLSVSYIIGFLHPMMHVSLLCRLTFCKSNVIHYFYCEILQLFKISCTDPRVNMLLIFIFSVFIQFFTFMTIIISYSYVLFAILKKKSEKGRSKAFSTCSAHLLSVSLFYGTLFFMYVRPGSGPAENQDKMYSVFYTIIIPLLNPFIYSLRNKEVIGALRRIIYINSS; this is translated from the exons ATGACGCTG GTTTCAAGAGGAAATACTGTGGATATGAAAGCAGCCAGCAGCTTCGTCAATTTGGCAACTCATAAAGACGACTTGGCCCTAT tGATCAGCTTCAGTGAATCTGATGGAAACAAAACACAGGTGACTGAGTTTGTTCTCACAGGACTTACAGATCGTCCAGGACTGCAGGTCCCCCTGTTCCTGGTGTTCTTGGTCATCTACCTCACCACCATGGTGGGCAACCTGGCACTGATTTTTCTCATCTGGAAGGACCCCCATCttcacacccccatgtacttaCTCCTTGGCAGTTTGGCCTTTGCAGATGCTTGTTCCTCATCTTCTGTGACTCCCAGGATGCTAATGGATTTTTTATCTAAGAATCATATGATATCACTGGTTGAGTGCATCacccaattttatatttttgcttccaGTGCAAACACAGAGTGTTTCCTCCTGGTagtgatggcctatgaccgctatgtagCCATATGCAACCCTTTGCTTTATCCAGTGGTGATGTCCAATATCTTCTGCATTCAGTTATTAAGTGTTTCATATATTATTGGGTTTCTGCACCCTATGATGCATGTCAGTTTGTTATGTAGATTAACTTTCTGCAAGTCTAATGTAATACATTATTTCTACTGTGAAATTTTACAATTGTTTAAGATTTCCTGTACTGACCCTAGAGTTAATATGCtcctgatttttatattttcagtctttATACAGTTTTTCACTTTCATGACTATTATCATTTCTTATTCCTATGTCCTCTTTGCCATCCTGAAAAAGAAGTCTGAAAAGGGCAGGAGCAAAGCCTTCTCCACATGCAGCGCCCACCTGCTCTCTGTCTCCTTGTTCTATGGCACCCTATTCTTCATGTATGTGCGTCCTGGGTCTGGGCCAGCTGAAAATCAAGATAAAATGTATTCTGTATTTTACACAATAATAATTCCCCTACTAAATCCTTTTATTTACAGTCTGAGAAACAAAGAGGTGATAGGTGCCTTGAGGagaataatatacataaatagtTCTTAG
- the OR5AC2 gene encoding olfactory receptor 5AC2, with the protein MAEENKTQMIEFVLTGLTGHPGLQVPLFLVFLVIYLITMVGNLGLVALIRKDPHLHTPMYLFLGSLAFADACTSSSVTPRMLINFLSKNHVISLFDCMAQFYIFGSSATTECFLLVVMAYDRYVAICNPLLYPVMMSNNLCTQLIGVSYFVGFLHSAIHVGLLFRLTFCRSNEIHSFYCEILQLFKISCTDPTVNTLLVLIFSAFIQIFTFMTIMFSYTCVLFAILKKKSEKGRSKAFSTCSAHLLSVSLFYGTLFFMYVRPGSGHTEDGDKMYSLFYTIIIPLLNPFIYSLRNKEVIDALRRIIKK; encoded by the coding sequence ATGGCAGAAGAAAACAAGACACAGATGATTGAGTTCGTTCTCACAGGACTTACAGGTCATCCAGGGCTGCAGGTCCCCCTCTTCCTGGTGTTCTTGGTCATCTACCTCATCACCATGGTGGGCAACCTTGGTCTGGTTGCTCTCATCAGGAAAGACCCCCACCtgcacacccccatgtacttaTTCCTTGGCAGTTTGGCCTTTGCAGATGCTTGTACTTCATCCTCTGTGACTCCCAGGATGCTTATAAATTTTTTATCGAAGAATCATGTGATATCACTTTTTGACTGTATGGctcaattttacatttttggttCCAGTGCCACCACAGAGTGTTTCCTCCTGGTAGTGATGGCCTACGACCGCTACGTAGCCATATGCAACCCTTTGCTTTATCCAGTCATGATGTCCAATAACCTTTGTACTCAGTTGATCGGAGTCtcatattttgttggttttctacACTCAGCAATTCACGTGGGTTTGTTATTTAGGTTAACTTTCTGCAGGTCCAATGAAATACATTCTTTCTACTGTGAAATTTTACAACTCTTCAAAATTTCTTGTACCGATCCTACAGTTAACACacttctggttttaattttttcgGCCTTCATACAAATCTTTACGTTTATGACCATCATGTTTTCTTATACCTGTGTCCTCTTTGCCATCCTGAAAAAGAAGTCTGAAAAGGGCAGGAGTAAAGCCTTCTCCACGTGCAGCGCCCACTTGCTCTCTGTCTCCTTGTTCTATGGCACCCTCTTCTTCATGTATGTGCGTCCTGGGTCTGGCCACACTGAAGACGGTGAcaaaatgtattctttattttacaCAATAATAATTCCTCTGCTAAATCCTTTTATTTACAGCCTGAGGAACAAAGAGGTTATAGATGCTTTGAGaagaataattaagaaataa